In Streptomyces nojiriensis, one genomic interval encodes:
- a CDS encoding glycoside hydrolase family 64 protein, producing the protein MFRLSKVLASGLSALAVAAGLMALGPLTSAEAVPATIPLTIKNTSGRSEPVYVYNLGTQLATGRQGWADANGGFHPWPVGGNPPTPAPDASITGPADGQTKTIRIPKFSGRVYFSIGQKIVFKLGTGGLVQPAVQNPSDPNRNILFNWSEYTLNDAGLWINSTQVDMFSAPYAVGVKAANGAVTNTGRLRPGGYNAVFGQLRSAGWGGLIQTRPDGTPLRALAPGHGIEAGGIPAGVMNDYINRVWNKYSSSTLTVTPFVNQPNTKYYGRVSGNVMNFTNGSGAVVTSFQKPDSDSVFGCYKLLDAPNDQVRGPISRTLCAGFNRSTLLTNPVQPDPNNAGFYRDAVTNHYSRIIHGQMADGKAYGFAFDDVGAHESLVHDGNPQEAFMTLEPFN; encoded by the coding sequence GTGTTCCGTTTATCGAAGGTGCTGGCATCCGGGCTCTCGGCTTTGGCGGTCGCCGCCGGCCTCATGGCCCTCGGTCCGCTCACGTCGGCAGAGGCCGTACCGGCGACCATCCCGCTCACGATCAAGAACACCTCGGGACGCAGCGAGCCGGTATACGTCTACAACCTGGGCACGCAGCTCGCGACGGGCCGGCAGGGCTGGGCCGACGCCAACGGCGGATTCCACCCTTGGCCCGTGGGAGGGAATCCCCCCACCCCCGCTCCCGACGCGTCGATCACGGGTCCGGCCGACGGGCAGACCAAGACGATCCGGATACCCAAGTTCTCCGGGCGCGTCTACTTCTCCATAGGTCAGAAGATCGTCTTCAAGCTCGGCACCGGCGGCCTCGTGCAGCCCGCCGTGCAGAACCCCTCCGACCCCAACCGCAACATCCTGTTCAACTGGTCCGAGTACACGCTCAACGATGCCGGCCTGTGGATCAACAGCACCCAGGTCGACATGTTCTCGGCCCCGTACGCGGTGGGCGTGAAGGCGGCGAACGGCGCGGTCACGAACACGGGCCGGCTGAGGCCGGGCGGCTACAACGCCGTCTTCGGCCAACTGCGTTCGGCCGGCTGGGGCGGATTGATCCAGACCCGCCCCGACGGCACGCCGCTGCGCGCGCTCGCGCCGGGCCACGGCATCGAGGCGGGCGGAATCCCCGCCGGTGTCATGAACGACTACATCAACCGGGTCTGGAACAAGTACAGCTCCTCCACGCTCACAGTGACGCCCTTCGTGAACCAGCCGAACACCAAGTACTACGGCCGGGTCTCGGGCAACGTCATGAACTTCACCAACGGCTCGGGAGCGGTGGTCACCAGCTTCCAGAAACCGGATTCCGACAGCGTCTTCGGCTGCTACAAGCTCCTGGACGCGCCCAACGACCAGGTTCGCGGTCCGATCTCCCGCACCCTGTGCGCGGGCTTCAACCGGTCGACGCTTCTGACCAACCCCGTCCAGCCCGACCCGAACAACGCCGGCTTCTACCGTGACGCCGTCACCAACCACTACTCCCGCATCATCCACGGACAGATGGCCGACGGTAAGGCGTACGGCTTCGCCTTCGACGACGTCGGCGCCCACGAGTCGCTCGTGCACGACGGCAACCCGCAAGAGGCCTTCATGACGCTGGAACCGTTCAACTAG
- a CDS encoding glutamate synthase subunit beta, producing MTDPFGFLRIPREAVPARPVEQRLGDWREVYAGQALLPLVSRQAGRCMDCGIPFCHTGCPLGNLIPEWNAYAAHGDWQAAYERLHATNNFPEVTGRLCPAPCEDACVLTINADPVTIKNVEQAIADVGLRRGYMAPRPPEKRSGKTVAVIGSGPAGLAAAQQLTRAGHRVTVHERADRIGGLLRYGIPEFKMEKVHLDRRIEQMRAEGTAFVTGADVGGPAGAGADELRSRCDAVVVAIGAGERRELPVPGRSLHGIHQAMDYLTCANRVREGDYAVSPVTAEGRRVVVVGGGDTGSDCLGTALRQGAISVLQLDINPEPGAGRTDDEPWPVYPRTYRISHAHEEARGREGRDPRLFACATLRFEGDVAGRVRALHLTAVEPVARSPLAGTEDVIAAELVLLALGFSGPERAGGLREQLGLELDERGNFARDAGFAAGGGRAPGVFVAGDAGRGQSLVVWAIAEGRAAAAAVDRYLTGSTCLPAPVAAHDRPMTALGRMRYGL from the coding sequence GTGACCGATCCGTTCGGCTTCCTCAGGATCCCCCGCGAGGCAGTGCCGGCCCGCCCGGTCGAGCAGAGGCTCGGCGACTGGCGCGAGGTCTACGCGGGCCAGGCGCTGCTGCCGCTCGTCTCCCGGCAGGCCGGCCGCTGCATGGACTGCGGCATACCGTTCTGCCACACCGGCTGCCCCCTGGGAAACCTCATACCCGAGTGGAACGCGTACGCCGCACACGGCGACTGGCAGGCGGCGTACGAGCGGCTCCATGCGACCAACAACTTCCCGGAGGTCACGGGCAGGCTCTGCCCGGCCCCCTGCGAGGACGCCTGCGTCCTCACGATCAACGCGGACCCGGTGACCATCAAGAACGTCGAGCAGGCGATCGCGGACGTGGGCCTGCGGCGCGGCTACATGGCGCCCAGACCGCCGGAGAAGCGCAGCGGCAAGACGGTGGCCGTCATCGGCTCCGGTCCGGCCGGACTGGCCGCGGCGCAGCAGCTGACCCGGGCCGGACACCGCGTCACGGTCCACGAACGGGCCGACCGGATCGGCGGACTGCTGCGCTACGGCATCCCCGAGTTCAAGATGGAGAAGGTCCACCTGGACCGGCGCATCGAGCAGATGCGGGCCGAGGGCACGGCGTTCGTCACCGGTGCGGACGTCGGCGGTCCGGCCGGTGCCGGAGCCGACGAGCTCCGGAGCCGCTGTGACGCCGTCGTCGTCGCGATCGGGGCCGGCGAGCGCCGGGAGCTGCCGGTCCCGGGTCGTTCGCTGCACGGCATCCACCAGGCCATGGACTACCTGACCTGCGCCAACCGGGTACGGGAGGGCGACTACGCCGTGTCGCCCGTCACCGCCGAAGGCAGACGCGTGGTCGTCGTGGGCGGCGGCGACACCGGCTCCGACTGCCTCGGGACGGCCTTGCGGCAGGGCGCGATCTCCGTGCTCCAGCTCGACATCAACCCCGAGCCCGGCGCGGGCCGGACCGACGACGAGCCCTGGCCGGTGTACCCGAGGACGTACCGGATCTCCCATGCCCACGAGGAGGCCCGCGGGCGCGAGGGCCGCGACCCCAGGCTGTTCGCCTGTGCCACCCTGCGCTTCGAGGGGGACGTGGCGGGCCGGGTACGGGCGCTGCACCTGACCGCGGTCGAGCCGGTGGCCCGCAGCCCGCTGGCGGGGACCGAGGACGTCATAGCGGCGGAGCTGGTCCTGTTGGCACTCGGTTTCTCGGGCCCCGAGCGGGCCGGCGGCCTGCGCGAGCAGCTGGGGCTGGAGCTCGACGAGCGCGGCAACTTCGCGCGGGACGCCGGCTTCGCGGCGGGCGGCGGGCGGGCGCCGGGAGTGTTCGTCGCGGGCGACGCGGGCCGGGGGCAGTCGCTGGTGGTGTGGGCCATCGCCGAGGGCCGGGCGGCGGCCGCCGCCGTGGACCGGTACCTCACCGGCTCCACCTGCCTCCCGGCCCCGGTCGCCGCGCACGACCGGCCGATGACGGCCCTGGGGCGCATGCGCTACGGGCTCTGA
- a CDS encoding ABC transporter substrate-binding protein: MHTPPSPPGAERTDGSSVRIGALVPLTRPGWVEAGRHLLAGLELAVREVNDAGGIGGRPLGLVVRDTAADPQRAAAAVDELARLGVAAVAGEYHSVVARAAAARADALGLPFLCSSAVLDALTEQPSRWVARLAPAQSHGWRIYADFLLGAGHGRIAVATQPSVYWASGARILREYLAPRGGTVVEIDVRGLDPAAVCDELVYHRATALLLLVGHPEPAVPIVEAVRRDRRLAGILIGAPAGQPEFPAWATLLGGDGAAIPFLRYLPERLGPLGARVGAALRERLGQAPSFVAFEGYDTVVVLADVLRTQAGEDGARAGGPWPHVAVEGTRGQIRFTRTPGIGVWQWAWAPTQVVDRDPAEPDRFRILRAG, translated from the coding sequence ATGCACACGCCACCATCGCCGCCCGGGGCGGAGCGTACTGACGGATCGTCCGTCCGGATCGGCGCTCTCGTTCCGCTGACTCGACCCGGCTGGGTCGAGGCGGGCCGACACCTGCTCGCCGGTCTCGAACTGGCCGTGCGCGAGGTCAATGACGCCGGCGGGATCGGCGGAAGGCCACTCGGGCTGGTGGTCCGGGACACCGCGGCCGATCCGCAGAGGGCAGCGGCGGCCGTGGACGAGTTGGCTCGCCTGGGCGTGGCCGCCGTGGCGGGTGAGTACCACAGCGTCGTCGCTCGCGCCGCTGCCGCCCGGGCCGACGCCCTCGGCCTGCCGTTCCTCTGCTCGTCCGCGGTTCTCGACGCGCTCACCGAACAGCCGTCGCGATGGGTGGCGCGCCTCGCCCCGGCACAGTCCCACGGCTGGCGGATCTACGCGGACTTCCTCCTCGGCGCGGGCCACGGCCGGATCGCGGTGGCGACCCAGCCGAGTGTCTACTGGGCGTCCGGGGCCCGCATTCTGCGGGAGTACCTCGCTCCGCGCGGGGGCACCGTCGTCGAAATCGACGTGCGCGGCCTCGACCCCGCCGCGGTGTGCGACGAACTCGTCTACCACCGGGCGACGGCCCTCCTCCTCCTGGTCGGCCACCCGGAGCCGGCCGTGCCGATCGTCGAGGCCGTCCGCCGTGACCGGCGCCTCGCCGGGATCCTGATCGGTGCTCCGGCCGGGCAACCGGAATTCCCCGCATGGGCGACGCTGCTGGGCGGCGACGGCGCCGCGATCCCGTTCCTGCGCTACCTGCCGGAACGCCTCGGCCCGCTCGGTGCCCGCGTCGGGGCGGCCCTGCGCGAGCGGCTGGGCCAGGCACCCTCCTTCGTCGCCTTCGAGGGGTACGACACGGTCGTCGTCCTCGCCGACGTGCTGCGTACTCAGGCCGGCGAGGACGGGGCACGCGCGGGCGGACCCTGGCCGCACGTGGCGGTCGAAGGCACCCGCGGGCAGATCCGGTTCACCCGCACGCCGGGCATCGGCGTCTGGCAGTGGGCCTGGGCTCCGACCCAGGTCGTGGACCGAGACCCGGCGGAACCCGATCGCTTCCGCATCCTCCGCGCCGGCTGA
- a CDS encoding FAD binding domain-containing protein, protein MSTETALTDLSAAVLARGGELRAGGTDTSARQRSGISPGPFTDLAGAGHLRGCTPLPGGGLQIGALTTLAELAADPRVHAGWPALALSAGTAATPQIRAAGTVGGNLLQRNRCWYYRNPHFSCLQKGGPGCPARQGDHHFGVVSGDGPCVAPHPSTLAMALLTYDAEVHVHGESPRGVADLYGDGDRLSHADHLLPPDRILTSVHLPAPWPGERAACHRAISRAHAEWPLVEATARLVLDGSTVRHAAVAAGGVARVPLRLTEVEAALIGREATPDVLAAAAATVLARCRPLPQTGYKAELFVSTVLEVLEQALGPAAAG, encoded by the coding sequence GTGAGCACCGAGACCGCCCTCACCGACCTCTCGGCCGCCGTCCTGGCCCGCGGCGGGGAGCTGCGCGCCGGCGGCACCGACACCAGCGCCCGGCAGCGCAGCGGCATCTCTCCGGGGCCGTTCACCGACCTCGCCGGAGCCGGCCACCTGCGCGGCTGCACGCCGCTGCCCGGCGGAGGGCTGCAGATCGGCGCCCTGACGACTCTCGCCGAGCTGGCCGCCGATCCCCGCGTACACGCCGGCTGGCCGGCCCTGGCCCTGTCGGCCGGGACCGCGGCCACCCCGCAGATCCGCGCCGCCGGCACCGTGGGCGGCAACCTGCTGCAGCGCAACCGCTGTTGGTACTACCGCAATCCCCATTTCAGCTGCCTCCAGAAGGGCGGCCCCGGCTGCCCCGCGCGCCAGGGCGACCACCACTTCGGCGTGGTCAGCGGCGACGGCCCCTGCGTCGCCCCGCACCCGTCCACCCTCGCGATGGCCCTGCTCACCTACGACGCCGAGGTACACGTCCACGGCGAATCCCCGCGCGGCGTGGCCGACTTGTACGGCGATGGCGACCGGCTCTCCCACGCCGACCACCTCCTGCCACCGGACCGCATCCTCACCTCGGTCCACCTGCCCGCGCCCTGGCCCGGCGAACGCGCCGCCTGCCACCGGGCCATCAGCCGGGCCCACGCCGAATGGCCCCTGGTCGAAGCCACCGCCCGCCTGGTGCTCGACGGCTCCACCGTCAGGCACGCCGCCGTCGCGGCGGGCGGGGTGGCCCGCGTACCACTGCGACTCACGGAGGTGGAAGCCGCCCTGATCGGCCGCGAGGCCACGCCCGACGTCCTCGCCGCGGCCGCGGCGACGGTCCTCGCCCGCTGCCGGCCGCTGCCGCAGACCGGCTACAAGGCCGAGCTGTTCGTCAGCACCGTCCTGGAAGTCCTGGAACAGGCCCTGGGACCGGCCGCCGCCGGCTAG
- a CDS encoding linear amide C-N hydrolase: MCTRILWNTNHHAVLAGRTMDWPESTEPVLTVFPRGLERNGGMLGGTTVVADNPLRWTSGFGSLVTTVYGAGTADGINEAGLAAHMLYLDSTDLGPRDPGRPGLQIALWIQYLLDSARNVQEALDLLDTCQLVPVELRGFQASVHVALEDAAGDSAIVEYIEGRRQVHHDRSYTIMTNEPSYEEQLRLLREKVRAVQGLGHDRPSSEVPLPGNVNAVDRFQRAAYFGALLPEPADDRQAVAAILAVTRNASVPFGAPYREGRFKTYNTEYRTVCDLTGKRYFFELATGPNLLWAEIDRFDLSPGAPVMTLRPDGTDLVGDVSDRFTRAPAPF, encoded by the coding sequence ATGTGCACGCGGATCTTGTGGAACACCAACCACCACGCCGTCCTCGCCGGCCGGACGATGGACTGGCCGGAGTCGACCGAGCCGGTCCTGACCGTGTTCCCCCGGGGCCTGGAGCGCAACGGCGGCATGCTGGGGGGTACCACCGTCGTCGCCGACAACCCCTTGCGGTGGACCAGTGGATTCGGCAGCCTCGTGACGACCGTCTACGGCGCGGGAACGGCCGACGGCATCAACGAAGCCGGCCTCGCAGCGCACATGCTGTACCTGGACAGCACCGACCTCGGCCCCCGCGACCCCGGCAGGCCGGGCCTCCAGATCGCCCTGTGGATCCAGTACCTGCTGGACAGCGCCCGCAATGTGCAGGAAGCCCTGGACCTGCTCGACACCTGTCAGCTGGTGCCGGTCGAGCTGCGCGGCTTCCAGGCCTCGGTGCACGTGGCCCTGGAGGACGCTGCGGGGGACTCGGCGATCGTCGAATACATCGAGGGCCGGCGGCAGGTGCACCACGACCGCAGCTACACGATCATGACGAACGAACCCTCCTACGAGGAACAACTGCGGCTGCTGCGGGAGAAGGTGCGCGCCGTGCAGGGGCTCGGCCACGACCGGCCCAGCAGCGAGGTCCCCCTCCCGGGAAACGTGAACGCGGTCGACCGCTTCCAGCGCGCCGCCTACTTCGGTGCGCTGCTGCCCGAGCCGGCGGACGACCGGCAGGCGGTCGCCGCGATCCTGGCCGTCACCCGCAACGCGTCGGTGCCCTTCGGCGCGCCGTACCGGGAGGGGAGGTTCAAGACCTACAACACCGAGTACCGCACCGTCTGCGACCTCACCGGCAAGCGGTACTTCTTCGAACTGGCCACCGGCCCGAATCTCCTGTGGGCCGAGATCGACCGCTTCGACCTGTCGCCCGGCGCTCCCGTCATGACGCTGCGACCCGACGGGACCGACCTCGTCGGGGACGTCTCGGACCGGTTCACGCGAGCGCCCGCGCCGTTCTGA